From Oreochromis niloticus isolate F11D_XX linkage group LG14, O_niloticus_UMD_NMBU, whole genome shotgun sequence, one genomic window encodes:
- the LOC109200069 gene encoding collagen alpha-4(IV) chain, giving the protein MGSLGVPGFPGLDGVPGHPGPAGGPGRPGLDGCNGTRGDKGKAGLPGEQGRDGELGFPGPKGYPGDQAVYFIRYPGVTGDAGPSGCPGLQGEQGFSGSKGATGSPGPKGQDGVPGSPGSRGSPGERGRSLPGQKGDEGDQGLQGRPGPFEYVDPPEDLYIKGDKGSRGVKGVCGIDGLR; this is encoded by the exons ATG GGATCTCTTGGTGTTCCTGGTTTTCCAGGTTTGGATGGAGTTCCG GGACACCCGGGACCTGCTGGAGGTCCAGGACGTCCAGGTCTGGATGGATGTAATGGAACTAGAGGAGACAAGGGGAAAGCTGGCCTTCCGGGAGAACAAGGACGTGACGGAGAACTG GGTTTTCCAGGACCGAAAGGATATCCAGGAGATCAGGCGGTGTACTTCATACGTTACCCTGGAGTGACT GGAGATGCTGGGCCCAGTGGATGTCCTGGTCTGCAG GGTGAGCAGGGCTTCTCGGGATCGAAGGGAGCAACGGGTTCTCCAGGACCGAAAGGCCAAGAC GGTGTACCTGGAAGCCCGGGTTCTCGAGGTTCACCC GGGGAAAGAGGTCGATCTCTACCTGGACAGAAAGGAGACGAG GGGGATCAGGGTTTGCAGGGACGTCCAGGGCCGTTTGAGTATGTTGACCCTCCCGAAGACCTCTACATCAAAGGAGACAAA GGCTCCCGGGGAGTTAAAGGAGTCTGTGGAATTGACGGACTGCGGTAG